One Trichoderma asperellum chromosome 5, complete sequence genomic region harbors:
- a CDS encoding putative secondary metabolism biosynthetic enzyme (antiSMASH:Cluster_5.3), producing the protein MRFPPPPRSDIVWNGLAALTTVNGHVQCTWTHETGTWSEPKFIPDPYLRVHGLAPVFNYGQEAYEGLKAFRTPDDKEINIVRPNFHAIRMQHSASLVSIPAVPEDLFMRSVHLAVAKNAEFVPPNGVDGMLYIRPIVFGSGPRILLSPTDEYTFCVYVTPAAAYHGIQPLDALILEDFDRAAPRGTGSGKVGGNYAPVMKWADKAKSQGYALTLHLDSQTRSEIDEFSTSGFIGVKTEGEKIVIVVPNSASAISSATCDSIQQLALSFDWQVERRPVKYEELSEFSEVLACGTAVTVVPVKSITRETTNVKFVYQNGVAEPGPVASKIAKAVEDIQKGRIEDKFNWLTRVTAV; encoded by the exons ATGCGTTTCCCTCCCCCGCCACGAAGTGATATAG TTTGGAATGGGCTCGCCGCGCTGACAACTGTCAATGGGCATGTCCAATGCACCTGGACCCATGAGACAGGCACATGGTCAGAGCCAAAATTTATTCCAGATCCATACCTTCGTGTTCATGGATTAGCACCTGTTTTCAACTATG GCCAAGAGGCTTACGAAGGACTTAAGG CTTTTCGCACTCCTGACGACAAGGAGATCAACATCGTAAGACCTAATTTTCATGCTATCCGAATGCAGCACTCCGCTTCATTGGTCTCTATCCCAGCGGTTCCTGAGGACCTTTTCATGCGCTCTGTGCACCTCGCAGTAGCAAAGAACGCAGAATTCGTACCGCCAAATGGTGTCGATGGAATGTTGTATATCCGGCCTATTGTTTTCGGTTCCGGGCCTCGTATCTTGCTCAGCCCGACTGATGAATACACTTTCTGTGTCTACGTTACCCCCGCGGCTGCTTATCATGGTATTCAACCACTTGATGCTTTGATATTGGAAGATTTTGACCGAGCTGCTCCTCGAGGTACTGGCTCAGGTAAGGTTGGGGGCAATTACGCTCCGGTGATGAAGTGGGCCGACAAAGCCAAGAGTCAAGGTTATGCCCTCACACTGCATCTTGATAGCCAAACAAGAAGCGAGATTGATGAATTTTCGACGTCAGGCTTTATTGGCGTCAAGACAGAGGGTGAGAAAATCGTTATTGTGGTACCCAATAGCGCAAGTGCTATCAGCAGCGCCACATGTGATAGCATTCAACAGCTGGCCCTGTCGTTTGATTGGCAAGTAGAGCGTCGGCCT GTCAAATATGAGGAACTATCTGAATTTTCAGAGGTCTTAGCTTGCGGAACTGCTGTAACCGTGGTTCCTGTCAAGTCTATTACTAGGGAAACTACAAATGTGAAGTTTGTCTATCAGAATGGAGTTGCAGAACCTGGACCCGTAGCATCCAAGATCGCCAAGGCTGTGGAAGACATTCAAAAAGGCAGGATCGAAGATAAATTCAACTGGCTCACAAGAGTCACTGCTGTGTAA